The following proteins are encoded in a genomic region of Sulfurovum indicum:
- the mqnE gene encoding aminofutalosine synthase MqnE codes for MDLIAKVRNRERLTREEGEALYDLDLYTLGELADKIRKEKYGSKSFFNINRHINPTNVCADICKFCAYSASRKNPDQYTMSHDEILKIVENSVKKGAKEMHIVSAHNPNDGVEWYMGAFRKIKEQFPSVHVKAMTAAEVDFLHREYGLSYDEVLDMMMENGVDSMPGGGAEIFDEKVREYLCKGKVTSDQWLEIHKKWHERGRESNATMLFGHVETRAHRIDHMLRLRDLQDKTGGFNAFIPLVYQRDNNFLKVENFPSGQEILKTYAISRILLDNIPHIKAYWVTASVNLALIAQEFGADDLDGTIEKESIQSAAGAASAHGMNLDDFVAMIKNSGFIPVERDSLYNELKVY; via the coding sequence ATGGATTTGATAGCAAAAGTACGCAATCGTGAACGCTTGACCCGGGAAGAGGGGGAAGCACTGTACGATCTTGACCTTTACACTCTTGGTGAACTTGCTGATAAGATACGTAAAGAGAAATACGGCAGCAAAAGCTTTTTCAATATCAACCGTCATATCAATCCGACCAATGTATGTGCTGATATTTGTAAATTCTGTGCCTATTCGGCAAGCCGTAAAAACCCAGACCAGTATACAATGAGCCATGATGAGATTCTGAAGATTGTTGAAAACTCTGTAAAGAAAGGGGCTAAAGAGATGCATATTGTCTCTGCACACAACCCTAATGACGGAGTAGAGTGGTATATGGGAGCTTTCCGCAAGATCAAAGAGCAGTTTCCCAGTGTTCATGTCAAGGCAATGACTGCTGCCGAAGTGGATTTTCTGCATCGTGAATATGGGCTCAGTTATGATGAAGTACTCGATATGATGATGGAAAACGGAGTGGACTCTATGCCTGGAGGTGGTGCAGAGATCTTCGATGAAAAGGTAAGAGAGTATCTCTGTAAAGGCAAGGTTACCTCTGACCAGTGGCTTGAGATCCACAAAAAGTGGCATGAAAGAGGCAGAGAGTCCAATGCCACGATGCTTTTTGGACATGTAGAGACACGTGCACACCGAATCGACCATATGCTTAGACTACGGGATCTTCAGGATAAAACCGGTGGTTTCAATGCTTTTATCCCTCTGGTTTATCAGCGGGATAACAATTTTTTGAAAGTGGAGAACTTTCCTTCTGGACAGGAGATACTCAAGACCTATGCTATCAGTCGTATACTGCTTGATAATATTCCCCACATTAAAGCTTACTGGGTAACTGCTTCCGTCAATCTGGCGCTTATCGCCCAGGAGTTCGGTGCAGATGATCTTGACGGAACGATCGAAAAAGAGTCCATTCAGTCTGCAGCAGGCGCTGCTTCGGCACATGGTATGAACCTTGATGATTTTGTTGCAATGATTAAAAATTCGGGATTTATTCCGGTCGAGCGTGACAGTCTTTACAATGAACTCAAAGTATATTGA
- a CDS encoding [protein-PII] uridylyltransferase family protein has translation MDSLKREIESLLYENAPDFEIAKILKKDIKAYFETLEETFATTGGKDFLVKHTKKIDTILKLTYQIALRSMFGNYAPMKNAIPLGLVALGSYGREQLCVYSDIDLMLIYKDIPGYNTKEFIEKILYILWDTGLKMGHRVHTVEELLEVSKTDITIKTALIESRFIEGSHFIWTETQNALYQIRHDDIKTFIKLKLDEQAQKHSKFHLTMEPNLKEGVGGFRDANLVFWIGKVLYNVNSIKDLPAHIVEEKEYKPFRVALEFLFRVRSALHLATHKKEDKLRLELIPSIAKLLGYTEGREGQMKFARKVTESLKIIRLYSTIWLEKLTREYMKLPSKKRFIYPKGKDFNAMLKHLCKEAKTPFRAHPTLLQALINAERPERPDNALYETIAMIFYQPYAYSILSTLSYARLLRYTISPIKKVVDLPQFDGYHQYAVDIHSLRCLYHLEHIDDSSVLELYEQLNKDEKAMLKLVVFLHDAGKGRKRDHHFVGASLFKIFAQKLHMDEALIETGERLIQYHTLMSKVAQREDIYNEKVIFSFASHFPTKKLLDMIYILTYADMNGVSKDTYNSFNAKLIRTLYKHSLEVLGRTSILDEAAKRAKKEESLKRKPSFQALTKNQQKKILQMPSNLLFLRYRPERIVDICKKAFETTDFSYHISNEEHLTIEIIRTDSINLSYLLGKLSNLEVVNMDISKLFDELKYFKIDFAVKVDIEEIPLIEKIIIDAFDPAKKSIDRVPHIKKEDIDIDCEHSKTYAIMHLRSKNQKGLLAYIINLFDELGIDIVTAKVHTIKNRVRDMFLIEKNGNFCHNTELIIEKLTIQQKKEV, from the coding sequence TTGGACAGTCTAAAACGTGAAATCGAGTCACTGCTGTATGAGAATGCACCTGACTTTGAGATTGCAAAAATATTGAAAAAGGATATCAAAGCCTACTTTGAAACACTGGAGGAGACCTTTGCTACTACCGGAGGAAAAGATTTTCTGGTCAAACATACCAAGAAGATCGATACTATTCTCAAACTCACCTACCAGATAGCACTGCGTTCAATGTTTGGAAATTATGCACCAATGAAAAACGCCATTCCCCTGGGCCTGGTTGCGCTGGGCAGTTACGGACGAGAACAGCTCTGTGTCTACTCGGATATCGATTTGATGCTCATCTACAAAGACATTCCCGGTTACAACACGAAGGAGTTCATAGAGAAGATCCTCTACATTCTCTGGGATACCGGTCTGAAAATGGGACACCGTGTCCATACTGTCGAAGAGCTGCTGGAGGTTTCCAAAACCGATATTACCATCAAAACTGCCCTTATCGAATCACGTTTTATCGAAGGTTCACACTTTATCTGGACTGAAACACAAAATGCTCTTTATCAGATACGACACGATGATATAAAAACCTTCATCAAGCTCAAACTTGATGAACAGGCACAAAAACACAGCAAGTTCCACTTGACCATGGAACCAAACCTTAAAGAGGGTGTAGGGGGATTCAGGGATGCCAATCTTGTTTTTTGGATCGGCAAAGTACTTTACAATGTGAATTCGATTAAGGACCTGCCTGCCCATATTGTTGAAGAGAAGGAGTATAAACCTTTCCGTGTAGCATTGGAATTTCTCTTCCGTGTGCGTTCTGCGCTGCATCTTGCCACACACAAGAAAGAGGACAAACTTCGACTTGAGCTCATTCCCTCCATTGCAAAGCTTCTCGGATATACAGAAGGCCGGGAAGGCCAAATGAAATTTGCAAGAAAAGTAACCGAGTCACTTAAGATTATCCGTCTCTACAGTACAATATGGCTGGAGAAACTCACCAGAGAATATATGAAACTACCTTCCAAAAAACGTTTTATCTACCCCAAGGGAAAAGATTTCAATGCCATGCTTAAACATCTCTGCAAAGAGGCTAAAACACCTTTCAGGGCACACCCTACCCTTTTACAGGCGCTTATCAATGCCGAACGTCCCGAACGTCCCGATAATGCTCTCTATGAGACTATTGCCATGATCTTCTATCAGCCGTATGCCTATTCTATTTTAAGTACACTCTCTTATGCCAGACTGCTGCGCTATACCATATCTCCCATCAAAAAGGTGGTCGATCTGCCGCAATTCGACGGCTATCACCAATATGCTGTTGACATACACTCTCTTCGCTGTCTCTATCATCTTGAACATATAGATGATTCCTCTGTTTTAGAGCTTTATGAACAGCTGAACAAAGATGAAAAAGCCATGTTGAAACTGGTGGTCTTTCTTCATGATGCCGGCAAAGGCCGAAAACGGGATCATCACTTTGTCGGAGCATCACTTTTCAAAATTTTTGCACAAAAACTGCATATGGATGAGGCACTGATAGAGACAGGAGAACGTCTCATACAGTACCATACCCTGATGAGCAAAGTAGCTCAAAGAGAGGACATTTACAATGAAAAGGTTATCTTCTCCTTTGCCTCACACTTTCCTACCAAAAAGCTTTTGGATATGATCTATATTCTTACCTATGCCGATATGAACGGTGTAAGCAAAGATACGTATAACTCCTTTAATGCAAAGTTGATCCGGACACTTTACAAGCATTCTCTTGAGGTACTGGGACGAACCTCAATTCTGGATGAAGCTGCAAAGCGTGCGAAAAAAGAGGAATCCCTGAAAAGAAAACCTTCATTCCAGGCATTGACTAAGAACCAGCAAAAGAAAATATTGCAAATGCCGTCAAATCTGCTTTTTTTACGCTATAGACCGGAACGCATTGTTGATATTTGCAAAAAAGCGTTTGAAACAACTGATTTCAGTTATCATATCAGTAATGAAGAGCATCTTACCATCGAGATTATACGTACAGACTCCATCAATCTCAGCTATCTATTGGGAAAACTCAGCAATCTTGAAGTGGTCAATATGGACATCAGTAAACTTTTTGACGAACTCAAATATTTCAAAATCGACTTTGCCGTCAAAGTAGACATCGAAGAGATACCACTAATCGAGAAGATCATTATTGACGCTTTTGATCCGGCAAAAAAAAGTATTGACAGAGTACCTCATATAAAAAAAGAAGATATAGACATTGACTGTGAACACTCAAAAACCTATGCGATTATGCATCTTCGAAGTAAAAACCAGAAAGGTCTTTTAGCATACATTATCAACCTTTTCGACGAGCTGGGTATAGATATTGTGACGGCAAAAGTGCATACCATCAAAAACCGGGTCCGTGATATGTTCCTTATCGAAAAGAATGGAAACTTTTGCCATAATACGGAACTCATTATAGAGAAATTGACAATCCAACAGAAGAAGGAAGTGTAA